One Streptomyces sp. NBC_00536 genomic window carries:
- a CDS encoding Gfo/Idh/MocA family protein — MSAPKALRVGVLGCADIAERRMLPSMLRQPLVEITAIASRTIDKARHFTDRFGGAPLAGYEKVLERSDVDAVYIPLPPEMHVEWTLRALAAGKHVLCEKPFATSLPDAEKAVAAAHESGLLLMESFMFLHHAQHARVRQLVADGLIGEVQLFTSEFGIPLRPGGVRASTLPEVAAYPVRAAQLFLGPDLRVAGAQVRPDSAYGPQPAGSALLTSPSGAAAHLAYGVEHSYLSGYGLWGSEGRLRLERAFSTPDDLTPILRVEKADGTTEIPLAPDHHFTNIAGAFASAILHREDFTPHSQAILTHAHLMDTITAMAASTTGH, encoded by the coding sequence GTGAGCGCGCCGAAGGCCCTGCGCGTCGGCGTACTGGGCTGCGCCGACATCGCCGAACGCCGCATGCTGCCCTCGATGCTGCGCCAGCCGCTCGTCGAGATCACCGCGATCGCCAGCCGCACCATCGACAAGGCCCGGCACTTCACCGACCGCTTCGGCGGCGCCCCGCTGGCCGGCTACGAGAAGGTCCTGGAGCGCTCCGACGTGGACGCGGTGTACATCCCGCTGCCGCCCGAGATGCACGTCGAATGGACCCTGCGGGCACTGGCGGCAGGAAAGCACGTGCTGTGCGAAAAGCCCTTCGCGACCTCGCTGCCGGACGCCGAGAAGGCGGTCGCGGCGGCCCACGAGAGCGGTCTGCTCCTCATGGAGAGCTTCATGTTCCTGCACCACGCGCAGCACGCGCGGGTGCGGCAGCTGGTGGCGGACGGCCTGATCGGCGAAGTCCAGCTCTTCACCTCGGAGTTCGGCATCCCGCTGCGCCCGGGCGGGGTGCGCGCGAGCACCCTGCCGGAGGTGGCGGCGTACCCGGTCCGCGCGGCCCAGCTGTTCCTGGGCCCGGATCTGCGGGTGGCGGGCGCGCAGGTCCGCCCGGACAGCGCGTACGGTCCCCAGCCGGCCGGGAGCGCCCTGCTGACCTCCCCCTCCGGCGCGGCCGCCCACCTGGCGTACGGCGTCGAGCACTCCTACCTCAGCGGCTACGGCCTGTGGGGCAGCGAGGGCCGCCTGCGCCTGGAACGCGCCTTCAGCACCCCGGACGACCTCACCCCGATCCTGCGCGTCGAGAAGGCGGACGGCACCACGGAGATCCCCCTCGCCCCCGACCACCACTTCACGAACATCGCGGGCGCCTTCGCCTCGGCGATCCTGCACCGCGAGGACTTCACCCCCCACTCCCAAGCGATCCTCACCCACGCCCACCTGATGGACACCATCACGGCGATGGCGGCTTCGACTACTGGGCACTGA
- a CDS encoding ATP-binding protein, with amino-acid sequence MSTHPFIACPPAPPVRAGGEPPALDTLTCSLTVPGEPLGAQIARSVVRSVLHAYRLDPLEAAVVQVAGELVAAAWQLEPGRSLYLSVRHRDDSLHLTTYDGHAPHTHPRIAAHCEARRRAALRLMAAVVRSCGGDWGFGESREPGGGTRTWASLPRRGAADYLGA; translated from the coding sequence ATGTCCACCCACCCCTTCATCGCCTGTCCTCCGGCCCCGCCGGTCCGTGCCGGGGGCGAACCGCCCGCGCTCGACACGCTCACCTGCAGCCTCACCGTGCCCGGGGAGCCGCTCGGTGCCCAGATCGCGCGGTCCGTCGTACGGTCCGTCCTGCACGCGTACCGGCTCGATCCGCTGGAGGCCGCCGTCGTACAGGTCGCCGGAGAACTGGTTGCCGCCGCCTGGCAGTTGGAACCCGGGCGGAGCCTGTACCTGTCCGTCCGCCATCGCGACGACTCGCTCCACCTGACCACCTACGACGGCCACGCGCCCCACACCCACCCCCGGATCGCCGCTCACTGCGAGGCCCGGCGGCGGGCGGCGCTGCGGCTCATGGCAGCGGTGGTGCGGTCGTGTGGCGGGGACTGGGGCTTCGGGGAGTCCCGCGAGCCCGGTGGCGGGACCCGGACCTGGGCGAGCCTGCCCCGGCGCGGGGCGGCCGACTACCTGGGCGCCTGA
- a CDS encoding TetR/AcrR family transcriptional regulator — translation MARPPRFDTDQILDAAVQLAASTGPAGVTMSAVAQAIGAPSGSMYHRFPGRTALLAEVWLRTVERFQEGYFIALGSAPEPRGAARAAARHVVSWSRAHPQEASLLLYGAEQFGRADWSAEHRERADRGNEHVFDSLHLLAEVLGAKGPMDHERVILALIDLPLSLVRRHLRAGHPLPPHAEALAEESAAALLTAD, via the coding sequence ATGGCGAGACCACCCCGCTTCGACACCGACCAGATCCTCGACGCCGCCGTCCAACTGGCCGCCTCCACCGGACCGGCGGGCGTGACCATGTCCGCCGTCGCCCAGGCGATCGGCGCGCCGAGCGGGTCCATGTACCACCGCTTCCCCGGCCGTACGGCACTGCTCGCCGAGGTGTGGCTGCGTACCGTGGAGCGCTTCCAGGAGGGGTACTTCATCGCGCTCGGCAGCGCCCCCGAACCCCGCGGCGCCGCCCGCGCGGCCGCGCGGCACGTCGTCTCCTGGAGCCGCGCCCACCCACAGGAGGCCTCGCTCCTCCTCTACGGCGCCGAGCAGTTCGGCCGCGCCGACTGGTCCGCGGAACACAGGGAGCGCGCGGACCGGGGCAACGAGCACGTCTTCGACTCCCTCCACCTCCTCGCCGAAGTCCTGGGCGCGAAGGGCCCCATGGACCACGAGCGCGTCATCCTGGCCCTGATCGACCTCCCCCTGTCCCTGGTCCGCCGCCACCTCCGCGCCGGCCACCCCCTTCCCCCGCACGCGGAAGCCCTCGCCGAAGAATCCGCGGCGGCCCTGCTCACCGCCGACTGA
- a CDS encoding NDP-hexose 2,3-dehydratase family protein, which yields MTITQAMPPGVVTSLGRRFTLSAQALDSSVTPNPVFREWFAEQRRTNRYDVRRIPFAELVGWHFEDSTGNLVHDSGRFFSVEGLRVRTEWGGHGASWSQPIINQPEVGILGIVVKEFNGILHCLMQAKMEPGNLDTVQLSPTVQATRSNYTGVHKGASVHYIDYFKPPRVGSRVLFDSLQSEQGSWFLRKRNRNMVVEALGDVPAHEDFIWLTLGQIHQLLYQNNVINMDARTVLSLIPTFADEGPSLHTTEHVLSRLTEIKATRELVQSSLPLHGVEGWERTDHEIRHAGGHHFSVIAASVSAANREVKRWTQPLLAPAEQGLAAFVVRRIGGVPHLLAQARSEAGVLDVAELGPTVQCQPGRALTLPVERQPRYLDMVLSAPKSRLLYDTVQSEEGGRFHHAGNRYALVEVGDEFPVDVPEDFLWVTAGQLAGLLRHSNYLNIEARTLLTSLRAAWALGGAYAL from the coding sequence ATGACCATCACCCAGGCAATGCCCCCGGGCGTCGTCACGAGCCTGGGGCGGCGGTTCACCCTGTCGGCCCAGGCCCTCGACAGCTCGGTGACCCCCAACCCGGTCTTCCGCGAGTGGTTCGCCGAGCAGCGGCGCACCAACCGCTACGACGTGCGGCGCATCCCGTTCGCCGAGCTGGTCGGCTGGCACTTCGAGGACTCCACCGGGAACCTCGTGCACGACAGCGGCCGTTTCTTCTCCGTCGAGGGCCTGCGGGTGCGCACCGAATGGGGCGGCCACGGCGCCTCCTGGTCGCAGCCGATCATCAACCAGCCGGAAGTCGGCATCCTCGGCATCGTCGTCAAGGAGTTCAACGGGATCCTGCACTGCCTGATGCAGGCGAAGATGGAACCCGGCAACCTCGACACGGTGCAGCTCTCCCCCACCGTGCAGGCGACCCGCAGCAACTACACCGGGGTGCACAAGGGCGCGTCCGTGCACTACATCGACTACTTCAAGCCGCCGCGGGTCGGCTCACGGGTGCTGTTCGACTCCCTCCAGTCGGAGCAGGGCTCCTGGTTCCTGCGCAAGCGGAACCGGAACATGGTGGTCGAGGCGCTGGGCGACGTACCCGCGCACGAGGACTTCATCTGGCTGACCCTCGGCCAGATACACCAGCTGCTCTACCAGAACAACGTGATCAACATGGACGCCCGCACCGTCCTGTCCCTGATCCCCACCTTCGCGGACGAGGGCCCCTCGCTGCACACCACGGAGCACGTCCTGTCCCGGCTCACCGAGATCAAGGCGACCCGCGAACTGGTGCAGAGCAGCCTGCCGCTGCACGGCGTGGAGGGCTGGGAGCGCACCGACCACGAGATCCGGCACGCCGGCGGCCACCACTTCAGCGTGATCGCGGCCTCGGTCTCCGCCGCCAACCGCGAGGTCAAGCGCTGGACGCAGCCGCTGCTCGCCCCCGCCGAGCAGGGCCTCGCCGCCTTCGTCGTCCGCCGGATCGGCGGGGTGCCGCACCTGCTGGCGCAGGCCCGTTCCGAGGCGGGCGTCCTGGACGTCGCCGAGCTGGGCCCGACCGTGCAGTGCCAGCCGGGCCGGGCGCTGACCCTGCCCGTGGAGCGGCAGCCGCGCTACCTGGACATGGTGCTCTCCGCGCCGAAGTCCCGGCTGCTGTACGACACGGTGCAGTCCGAGGAGGGCGGCCGCTTCCACCACGCGGGCAACCGCTACGCGCTGGTGGAGGTCGGGGACGAGTTCCCCGTGGACGTACCGGAGGACTTCCTGTGGGTGACCGCGGGCCAGCTGGCCGGGCTCCTCAGGCACAGCAACTACCTGAACATCGAGGCCCGGACGCTCCTGACCAGCCTGCGGGCGGCCTGGGCGCTGGGCGGAGCGTACGCCCTGTGA
- a CDS encoding CU044_5270 family protein: protein MRRTGWHRTLPAREHHRRASPPPSLPSLRVQEHLMRETAGAAPGARTRAWSRRPLALLLAAGAATGAVTLAVTLGASGSGGGGRGPVAAPPDPAAVRLLDRAAMTAQAAAAAPVRDGQYLYTKTTGFSTSLAETGNGGMEAARTDESAERWVSADGSTGTLTRTASGTSQDPAPGKGRATINSPTHRFLESLPTDPDRLLETIYADTRLNHGAGSGSTTGPDQEAFVAIGDLLRTVEAPPGVSAALYRAAARIPGVVLVPGATDAAGREGVAVARIHNGERTEWIFDKATTHLLGERTVLLKDSPWGKAGTAVTSTAVIARGIADEAGRAPGQ, encoded by the coding sequence GTGCGGCGGACCGGCTGGCACCGTACGCTCCCGGCTCGTGAACACCACCGAAGAGCCTCACCTCCCCCGTCCCTCCCGTCTCTTCGGGTCCAGGAGCACCTGATGCGCGAAACGGCCGGGGCCGCCCCCGGCGCCCGGACGCGGGCGTGGTCCCGCCGACCGCTGGCCTTGCTCCTGGCGGCCGGGGCCGCGACGGGTGCCGTGACCCTGGCCGTGACCCTCGGCGCGAGCGGCTCCGGCGGAGGCGGTCGCGGTCCGGTCGCCGCCCCGCCCGACCCGGCCGCCGTCCGGCTGCTGGACCGCGCGGCCATGACGGCGCAGGCGGCTGCGGCAGCGCCCGTACGCGACGGGCAGTACCTCTACACCAAGACGACCGGGTTCTCCACGTCCCTGGCGGAGACCGGGAACGGCGGAATGGAGGCGGCCCGTACCGACGAATCGGCGGAGCGCTGGGTATCCGCCGACGGATCCACCGGCACGCTCACGCGCACCGCGAGCGGCACCTCACAGGACCCCGCGCCGGGCAAGGGCAGGGCCACCATCAACAGCCCCACCCACCGCTTCCTCGAATCCCTCCCGACGGACCCCGACCGTCTGCTGGAGACGATCTACGCCGACACCCGCCTCAACCACGGCGCGGGATCCGGCTCCACCACCGGCCCCGACCAGGAGGCCTTCGTCGCGATCGGCGACCTGCTGCGGACCGTGGAGGCCCCACCCGGCGTGAGCGCCGCCCTCTACCGCGCCGCGGCCCGGATCCCCGGCGTCGTCCTGGTCCCTGGAGCGACGGACGCCGCTGGCCGCGAGGGCGTCGCGGTCGCCCGCATCCACAACGGCGAGCGCACCGAGTGGATCTTCGACAAGGCCACCACGCACCTGCTCGGCGAGCGCACCGTGCTCCTGAAGGACAGCCCCTGGGGCAAGGCCGGAACCGCGGTCACCTCGACGGCCGTCATCGCCCGCGGCATCGCAGACGAAGCGGGCCGGGCTCCGGGGCAATAA
- a CDS encoding SRPBCC family protein, which yields MGVYNVHERLLAAKGSEVGALIDSLSDGVADRLWPQQKWPALEFDRPLAVGATGGHGPVRYAVTAYVPGTWVRFTFSGPRGFHGFHEFAVLPVDAERTVLRHTLAMRTGGLARLTWPLAFRSMHDACLEDGLDRAELACTGTVARPARWSPYVRLLRALERRVSAQ from the coding sequence ATGGGCGTCTACAACGTGCACGAGCGTCTGCTGGCCGCCAAAGGGAGCGAGGTGGGCGCGCTCATCGACAGCCTGTCCGATGGTGTGGCGGACCGGCTCTGGCCGCAGCAGAAATGGCCCGCGCTGGAGTTCGACCGCCCCTTGGCCGTCGGCGCGACCGGCGGTCACGGGCCGGTCCGCTACGCGGTCACCGCGTACGTCCCCGGGACCTGGGTCCGCTTCACCTTCAGCGGGCCGCGCGGATTCCACGGCTTCCACGAGTTCGCGGTGCTGCCCGTCGACGCGGAACGCACCGTGCTGCGGCACACCCTCGCGATGAGGACCGGCGGACTGGCGCGCCTGACCTGGCCCCTGGCCTTCCGCTCGATGCACGACGCGTGTTTGGAGGACGGCCTGGACCGCGCCGAGCTCGCCTGCACGGGCACGGTGGCCCGTCCGGCCCGCTGGAGTCCGTACGTACGTCTCCTCCGCGCCCTCGAACGCCGGGTCAGTGCCCAGTAG
- a CDS encoding helix-turn-helix domain-containing protein, whose protein sequence is MSARTAPTERQKRLGHELRRMRTAAGISAEYAAGLLGVDRGAISAMESGTRAISADRLRTLACNCAVTDEEHIAGLTTLTASSRGWWDRYRGQLPQGFLDIAELEAHSSRMRGAFSVHMPGLLQTSDHALAVFRMVIPALPEHEVALRLAFRAERQQVLAGTGAREFVAIVHEAALRMQFGGRAVLRAQLEHLLERSQQDNVTVLVLPFEAGGFPGAGQTVLYAEGPTAQLDTVQVDNAHGPDFLYADAQLGKYRAHFDLMEELALSPDDSRAFIQTIANQL, encoded by the coding sequence ATGAGCGCGAGGACCGCACCCACGGAGCGTCAGAAGAGGCTGGGGCATGAGCTACGCAGAATGCGCACGGCAGCGGGCATCTCGGCCGAGTACGCGGCCGGACTGCTGGGCGTGGACCGCGGGGCCATCTCCGCGATGGAGTCCGGAACGCGCGCCATCTCCGCAGACCGGCTACGGACGCTGGCCTGCAACTGTGCGGTGACCGACGAGGAGCACATCGCCGGGCTGACGACGCTGACCGCGTCCAGTCGCGGCTGGTGGGACCGCTATCGAGGCCAACTGCCCCAGGGCTTCCTGGACATCGCGGAGCTGGAAGCGCACAGCAGCCGCATGCGGGGCGCCTTCTCGGTGCACATGCCCGGCCTCCTCCAGACATCCGACCACGCACTCGCCGTGTTCCGGATGGTCATCCCGGCCCTGCCGGAGCACGAGGTGGCGCTGCGTCTGGCATTTCGCGCCGAACGCCAACAGGTCCTGGCCGGCACGGGCGCCCGGGAATTCGTCGCCATCGTGCACGAAGCCGCCCTGCGCATGCAGTTCGGCGGGCGTGCGGTACTCCGCGCCCAGCTGGAGCACCTGCTTGAGCGCTCGCAGCAGGACAATGTGACCGTGCTCGTCCTACCGTTCGAAGCGGGCGGATTTCCCGGAGCAGGCCAGACCGTGCTCTACGCGGAGGGCCCGACCGCACAGCTGGACACCGTGCAGGTCGACAACGCCCACGGACCCGACTTCCTCTACGCCGATGCGCAACTCGGCAAGTACCGAGCCCACTTCGACCTCATGGAAGAACTCGCCCTGTCTCCCGATGACTCGCGGGCATTCATCCAGACCATCGCAAACCAGCTGTGA